ACATTGCGGTGGTGCAGGAGACGGGCGCCGGTGACTGCTTCCTCGGCTACTTTCTCGCTTCCTACCTGCAGAAGATGCCCTGGCAGATGTGTCTGAAGCGAGCCGTGGTAGCAGCGGGACTCAAGGTAAGCAGGCCGGGTTCGGCGTCAGCGCCAGAACGACATGAGGTCGATGTTTGTGTGGCTGGTTGGCACGAGGAGGTCGCCGTCGACTCAGTCACCTGAAGAAAATTTAAAGAGGAGGGAAGCAATGCGGGGGACAAACTTGTCCCCCGCGCTTCACATTTCTCTTAATATTGTTCAGACTGAGGATTATGCAAACAAATGTGCCCCACATTATTCTTGATATTGAAACCACGGGTTTCCGGTGGGATGGCGGCGATGAAATCGTTGAGCTCGCTGGCGAGCGATTAGTGGGCGGTGTTGTCGTCGACACATTTCATTCGTACATGACGCCGTTTCGTCCTGTGCCGCTTGACGCCAGTAGAATTCACGGCCTCACGACCGATTTTTTGCGCGAACAAGGGGTGCCTCCACGAGTTGCACTGCAACAGTTTGCTGACTTCATTGGAAACGGTATTTGGGTGGGGCATAATGTGCGTCGGTTTGATTATCCGTTTGTGGCCTATGCCTTTGAAGAATACGGCGTTACCTATGCGAAACATCCTACAATTGTCGACACACTAGAACTTGCTCGGCAACATTTAAAACTCCCAAATTACCGGCTGGGGTCGGTCGCAATGCATTTCGGCATTAATAGCGATGGTGCTCACCGGGCAGGTCGAGATGTTGAGATAACGAGGGAGGTCTTTTTAAAACTAAGCCTTCATTGACAGCTATTGTTCTCGCGCTTAGGCTGTGAGCGAGCTCCAAGACTACAGAGTTCAAGGAGGTATCGAATGCACAATGAGGATCTTGCGTTACCCGACCCGGTTCTACCGGTACAATTTTTCAGCCGCAGCGCCCTAAAGGAGTTACCTTCGGGCGAGCACCGTTTATTCATTGCGGTGCTGAGAGATGCAATTCAGTGCGTCCAGAAGCATGCCTACGCCCGGGATCGAAAGCGGCAGGGGCTGTACCAGGATGCATACGGCTGGCTGCTGTCGGACGACTCGGCATGGCCCCTCAGCTTCGTGAATGTATGCGATGTTTTGCAAATGAATCCGGACTACATCCGGAAGGGTTTGCGGAACTGGACATCTCGTGGCGGGACGAAACGGAAGGAGGCGCATTCTGTCGCAGCGACACAACCAAGGGCTGTTGACCCGGCAAGGTGCGATCGCTGTCAGCGGCGGTCAAAACCCCCCAGGGGCGGTCGGCTCTGCCTTT
This genomic window from Patescibacteria group bacterium contains:
- a CDS encoding 3'-5' exonuclease, with translation MQTNVPHIILDIETTGFRWDGGDEIVELAGERLVGGVVVDTFHSYMTPFRPVPLDASRIHGLTTDFLREQGVPPRVALQQFADFIGNGIWVGHNVRRFDYPFVAYAFEEYGVTYAKHPTIVDTLELARQHLKLPNYRLGSVAMHFGINSDGAHRAGRDVEITREVFLKLSLH